The DNA segment CTTTTAGCATCCAGCGCTGCGGCAGGTCTGCGGTCATCTTTATTGGATTCAGACGGTCTTCAGGAAAAACAAAGTAAGATTTATCCGGATGCTGTTTGATCAGGTTGCTGGTTTCTTGTGCTGTTGCAATAACCTCCATAGGGTAATTGCTGTTCATCGCGTTTACCGATTGAATTTCCTGCACTTTCACCGGGGCGATTTTGTCTGTTGATGCCGGCCAGGTACTATTGTTAGTCACCGATCTTTTTAGATAGCCCGCGTTAGGGTAATTGGAACGGCCATCTACTTTATATGGCATATAATAAACGTAGTAAGTTCCGGCTCCGGAAGTAGGTTCAAAATAAATGGTTCCCTGCTCCCTGTTGATATCGGCAACTTTTACATGGGCGATTCTCTGATTGCTTTTGGCATCCACTACCCAGAGTTCTTTTTGTTCCGGCTGAAGGTCCCTTCTTCTCCATGGGATGACTGCTTTAGCAACCTTCCCGGCACTGCTGACATTAAGGACCACACGATGATTGCCCAGAGCGTCGGGGTTCCAGGCATCATTTCCATTGGTGTATTTTAATTCCTGGGCAGTAGCACTACCGCCAAGAAAGATTAAAACAAATGGTACAAGGTATTTTTTCATACGAACGGTTGTGTTGATTTATATTTAAAATTAGCAGTTATTTACCCTGCCGCTGAAAATAAATCAACGCAATCGTTTGTGTAAAGGCTATGCGATGGCTTGCCTTACTTCAAAGCCTTTAAATTCAGGTATTGTTTTGCCGAATCACAGAGCGCGGTAAAAGCTCCTGCCATCATAATGAGATCTTTAATCACCAATCTGCCTCTCGCAGAAAGTAAAGGAAAACCATGGTCTGGATCTCCTAAAGCAGGAACCCAGGAATCCTTAGTGGTTAGGAGAAAAGATAAGGTGACAACAGACATGATCATCACGAGGAAAGCCCCAATCATTCCGATTCCGGGATGGTATTTGTTCGCCAGCAACAAGAAACCAAGAACTACGAGAACGCTGCCCAATCCATAGGAAAAAAGATACGTATGGTTCGCTTCATGCCAGGCAATCTTGTCGGCATTGGCTTCTCCTTCTTTCTGCATATGTGTCTTGTAATCCTCAGGATGTGCGTAAAAGAAAGACATCAAAGGAGAATTGGCCACAAAGGGCACAATACCTTCGGCCTCATAATTGTAGACTTTTAAACCGCCAATCCAGATCAGGACTATGGCAATAGAAATGCGGATCAGACGAATGCTTAAAGTAGATAAACCAGCAAGGGATTGGGCTAAGGAAGATAATTTGTTGGACATAATTTGGTTGTTATCCTGCAAAATTACCACCTGTCTCCGGCTGCTGCCATGGACAATAAAGGATATCAGATGGACAAATCAGCCATAATGGAAATTCCTGTTTTCTCGCGGAAGGTTTGCGGAGAGACTTTTGTCAGCTTTTTAAAGAAGCGGCTGAAATAATATTCGTCTTCAAAATTAAGCGAATAAGCGATTTCTTTAATGCTTTGCCGACTCAGGTGGAGCTTCTTTTTAGCTTCTAATACCACACGTTCCTGAATCAGCCGGGAAGGAGATTTACCGAAATAACGGTTGCAGCGTTTGGCAAGTGCATTGGGGCTGAGGTGGAGCAAAGCGGCATAATCAGCCGGCTTACGCATCCGGAGGAAGTTGGCTTCCAGTGCAGTTTTAAAATCTTCCAGCAGGGAATCATTCTTTGGAAGTTTAGTAGGCATGGACTTTAACTTGACCTGGCTCGCCTTCGCGAGGTACAACTGTAAATACGCGGTAAGAACGGCTTCGTTAGGTTCCTGCGTGGAAAGTTCTGCATCCAGCTGGGTCATTAGCGTTGAAAATGAAACAGACTCTTCCGGCAGTAAGACAATCGAGGGCTCGAGAAAGATGTTGTTAAACAGCAGTCCATTACAAGCCACCTCGGCCTTATGGTATTCTATGCAATAAAAATCACCGTGAAACTGGAGCATCTGTACCTTCGATAAGGGAGCTTCCTTAAAATGAATGGTTTGATAGGGAGTGGCAAAAAAGATGACTGGTCCTTCAAATGAGAAGTTTCCAAAGTCTGCCTGAAAAACACCTTTTCCTTCCTTAACAAACAAAATGGTATAACGTGAATATTGACTGGGATGCACCAATAGCCCCGCCTCTGTTTCCTGAAGGGATAACATACCATCTCCGGAGCTGGAGGGATATTTTTTAACGACAAGGCTGACCATCATTTCAAATTTAGAATTAATCATACATTTAAGGCGGGAAACACCTAAAATATCTTAAAACATGACTCAGAACAGCATTAGTGATTACATCCATGAATTATTTCCTCAATTTGAACCTGCATTAAAGGAAAAACTAATCGCACATGTAGCCATGAAAAGCTTTAAAGCCGGGGAGTTATTGATGCAAACAGGACAGTATTTCAGGTCCACCGTCCTGATCGTAAAAGGAAGAGTAAAACTCTACCGGGAGGGAACGGATGGCAACGAATTTTTTATGTATTACCTCCAGCCAGGAGATGCATGTGCCCTTTCTATGATATGCGCTGCAAAACAGGAATCGAGCAAAATCATGGGAAAAGCAATAGAGGACAGCACGATTTTAATGGTTCCCATTGCCCTGATGGACGAGTTAATGAAATTGTATCCCAGCTGGTATTACTTTGTGATGGAAACGTACCGCTCCAGATTTGAAGAACTATTGCTGGTGATCGATGGCATTGCCTTTAAGGGATTAGATGAGCGTTTGGGCTTTTACCTTAAAAAACAAGGCGAGCACCTGAGCACTAAACAACTGAATTTAACCCATCAGGAAATTGCTGCTGATCTGAACTCTTCCAGAGAAGTGATTTCCAGGTTACTGAAAAAGATGGAACAAAGAGGCGAAATCCGCTTGTACAGAAATTATATAGAATTGTTAAACTGATGTCCGGTGACAAAAGTCACCTGATGTCAGCGGAAGATTCTACATCTTTGTCCTAAGCTTATTATTTAATGTTATTTATGGAAGTTGTTGCATACCTGGCCTCAGCGCTGATTGGTATTTCTTTGGGATTGGTAGGAGGAGGTGGGTCGATTCTGACCGTTCCGGTGTTGGTTTATCTTTTTGGAATCCCTCCTTTGCTGTCTACCTCTTACTCTTTATTCATCGTAGGATGTACCAGTCTGGTTGGTGCCTGGCAGAATTATCGAAATGGGCTGGTTCAGGTGAAAACCGCTTTCCTGTTCGGAATCAGCTCGATCAGTACGGTATGGCTGACGCGGAAGTTTCTGATTCCGGCAATCCCTCAGCATATCGCCACATTCGACCATTTTGAGTTGACGGAAAGAATGCTGATGATGGTGTTGTTTGCCATTTTGATGCTGACAGCAGCGATTGCCATGATCAGAAATGGTAAGAGCGGGGAAGTTTGTAACAAGGCAGAACCACCATTGAACTTGCCTAAATTGCTGTTTTATGGGGTAGGAATCGGTTTAACAACCGGATTGCTGGGCGCCGGAGGTGGATTTCTGCTGATTCCAACCCTGGTGGTATTGGTAGGCCTTCCGATGAAAGAAGCGATTGGTACCTCTCTTTTTATCATCGCACTCAATTCGTTAATTGGTTTTTCCGGCGACTTAGGCCATTTCGAGATCGACTGGTTCTTTTTGCTAAAGATCACCGCAATCGCAGTGATAGGAATTTTTGTCGGAGGTAAAATGAGCGCGAAAGTAGATAGTAAAAAGCTAAAAACCGGCTTCGGTTGGTTTGTATTATTAATGGGGACTTATATCCTCCTAAAAGAAATTCTTTAACATCATGATAGACTTCATCAAACAACCCTGGCCATGGTATTTCTCAGGTTTTATGATCGTACTGATCATGCTTATGCTGATTTTCTGGGGAAAATCATTCGGCTTCTCCTCCAATTTAAGAACCATTTGCAGCATGGCGGGTGCAGGAAAGAAAGTGAAATTCTTTGATTTCAACTGGAAAGCGCAGCAATGGAACCTGTTGTTTTTATTGGGCTCCATCATTGGGGGCTGGATCTCGGCCCAGTTCCTGAGCAATCCAAATGAGCTGCAGTTGTCGGCGAATACGGTTGCGGAGCTGAAAGACCTTGGCATCCACTTTAACGGGTCGCTTAACCCTGAGGAATTGTTTTCCCTTGCTGCATTGTCCAGTCCAAAGACCTGGTTGTTATTGTTGTCGGGCGGAATTCTGGTTGGATTCGGTTCCAGATATGCAGGTGGCTGTACCTCGGGACATGCGATTTCCGGCTTGTCGAACCTGCAGCTTCCTTCCCTCATCGCGGTAGTTGGCTTTTTTATCGGCGGATTACTGATGACCTGGCTGATTCTTCCTTTTATCCTGTAAACATAAACCTGTAATTATAAATCTGCAGCACATGAAATCAATAAAATATATCCTTGCCGGAATCCTTTTTGGCATTGTCATGATCAAATCGGAAGCGGTATCCTGGTTCCGGATTTACGAGATGTTCCGGTTCCAGTCTTTTCAAATGTATGGCATCATCGGAACAGCAGTTGTTCTGGGTGCGATCTCGGTATTTCTGATTAAAAAAATGAACTGGAAAGATGCTTCACACCTTCCGATTGTATTCAAAGATAAGGAACGTCCTTATACAAAATACCTGATCGGCGGAACGATCTTTGGTCTGGGATGGGCTTTAACCGGTGCCTGTCCGGGGCCAATGTTTGTGAACCTGGGTTATGGCTATCTAACAATGGCGATCGTCATTATAGGTGCGCTCCTGGGAACTTTTCTTTATGGACTGATCAAAGATAAATTGCCACATTAAACAATGTGTGACTTTCATCACTAAAAAAGTAGTCCACAATGCCCAAATTTGTAAGGACAAAGGGTTTTACGTTAAAAACAACAAAGATGATTATAGAACAATTTAAAGATGAATTTTTAGCCCATTACAGCTATGCAATAGTCAGCGAATGTGAACAAAAGATCATACTGATCGATCCTTCCCGTAATCCGGAACCTTATTATGAGTTTGCTAAGAAATTCGAAGCAGAGATCATTGGCGTCATAGAAACGCATCCTCATGCTGATTTTGTGAGCAGTCATTTGCAGATCCACCAGGATACGGGAGCCACGATATATGCACACAGTTTAACGGGTGTATCTTATCCATTTACGCCTTTTGATGAAGGTGATGAGATCAGTTTCGGTAAAATAAAATTGA comes from the Pedobacter sp. FW305-3-2-15-E-R2A2 genome and includes:
- a CDS encoding DUF417 family protein produces the protein MSNKLSSLAQSLAGLSTLSIRLIRISIAIVLIWIGGLKVYNYEAEGIVPFVANSPLMSFFYAHPEDYKTHMQKEGEANADKIAWHEANHTYLFSYGLGSVLVVLGFLLLANKYHPGIGMIGAFLVMIMSVVTLSFLLTTKDSWVPALGDPDHGFPLLSARGRLVIKDLIMMAGAFTALCDSAKQYLNLKALK
- a CDS encoding helix-turn-helix domain-containing protein translates to MINSKFEMMVSLVVKKYPSSSGDGMLSLQETEAGLLVHPSQYSRYTILFVKEGKGVFQADFGNFSFEGPVIFFATPYQTIHFKEAPLSKVQMLQFHGDFYCIEYHKAEVACNGLLFNNIFLEPSIVLLPEESVSFSTLMTQLDAELSTQEPNEAVLTAYLQLYLAKASQVKLKSMPTKLPKNDSLLEDFKTALEANFLRMRKPADYAALLHLSPNALAKRCNRYFGKSPSRLIQERVVLEAKKKLHLSRQSIKEIAYSLNFEDEYYFSRFFKKLTKVSPQTFREKTGISIMADLSI
- a CDS encoding Crp/Fnr family transcriptional regulator, which produces MTQNSISDYIHELFPQFEPALKEKLIAHVAMKSFKAGELLMQTGQYFRSTVLIVKGRVKLYREGTDGNEFFMYYLQPGDACALSMICAAKQESSKIMGKAIEDSTILMVPIALMDELMKLYPSWYYFVMETYRSRFEELLLVIDGIAFKGLDERLGFYLKKQGEHLSTKQLNLTHQEIAADLNSSREVISRLLKKMEQRGEIRLYRNYIELLN
- a CDS encoding sulfite exporter TauE/SafE family protein, translating into MEVVAYLASALIGISLGLVGGGGSILTVPVLVYLFGIPPLLSTSYSLFIVGCTSLVGAWQNYRNGLVQVKTAFLFGISSISTVWLTRKFLIPAIPQHIATFDHFELTERMLMMVLFAILMLTAAIAMIRNGKSGEVCNKAEPPLNLPKLLFYGVGIGLTTGLLGAGGGFLLIPTLVVLVGLPMKEAIGTSLFIIALNSLIGFSGDLGHFEIDWFFLLKITAIAVIGIFVGGKMSAKVDSKKLKTGFGWFVLLMGTYILLKEIL
- a CDS encoding YeeE/YedE thiosulfate transporter family protein; the encoded protein is MIDFIKQPWPWYFSGFMIVLIMLMLIFWGKSFGFSSNLRTICSMAGAGKKVKFFDFNWKAQQWNLLFLLGSIIGGWISAQFLSNPNELQLSANTVAELKDLGIHFNGSLNPEELFSLAALSSPKTWLLLLSGGILVGFGSRYAGGCTSGHAISGLSNLQLPSLIAVVGFFIGGLLMTWLILPFIL
- a CDS encoding DUF6691 family protein, with the protein product MKSIKYILAGILFGIVMIKSEAVSWFRIYEMFRFQSFQMYGIIGTAVVLGAISVFLIKKMNWKDASHLPIVFKDKERPYTKYLIGGTIFGLGWALTGACPGPMFVNLGYGYLTMAIVIIGALLGTFLYGLIKDKLPH